GGACATGATACAGGCATATGAAACTGACACTGGAACAAACTGTAAGGCTTCATCACAGACttcttaaaattgtttttaaaaatgaactcacATTATATTATCTAAAAacattcaatttatttttccaGACATAACTGGAATGTCTCGTCAAAAAGCACAATCGAGGTAAGAAATCTGAACATTAGCACTGAAGCTGATATCATCTGAAATAATGCAAATGCTAATTTTTCAGAATTTTAGCTCACCTTGTATTTTCACCTGTATTTTGTTCTACCCAGAGTCACAGACGTTGAAGCTACTACACACTGTTATGATATGTCAGCTTTAGATACACCTGGCACTGACCAAGACATTGTGGAAAATGTTGACAGTGCTGATCTTCCAAAGTCTCATTCCTCAACTATAGCGGGTAAAATCCTGATGCCTTGTGTGATGGTTTATATATTCACCACTTAATTGACAGATTTGCTTATATTCATAAGTTAGTAGTATTCCGTGGTAGATAGCATTAGAGGCGATAGGTTACACATTGTCCATTTTCAAGGTGTGATGTCTTCCAGATGTTTAATTATTTGGAACttacacatttcttttttagccCAAAATGGATTTGCAAAACTTATGGGGCTTGAAGACACAAGTCCTTcgatgacagaaaatgaaggcCTTGACAGTGGCCTTGGGGAGGCCCCACCAATGTCTGACAATAAAGCACACAGCCCTACACGTAATGTGCAACCAGTGGGAACTGAAATGTTGCAAGTTGTGGAAAAGGCAACAACACACCAAACTAGAGGCAAAATGAGATTTTCCAAATTGGAGAACACATCCGTTCATCCACAGTTAACTCCAGACAAGACCAAACACCAACCTCTAAGTAAGTCCTCaaggaagaagcagaaaaggGATTTGGAGCCTGAGAAGATTGTTGACCggaaacagaagaaaagtcTAGAGAAAGTTGCTGAGTGGCTCATGAAAGTTCCGACTGAAGGAAGTCTTGAGTTGGAGAAACCGAACGAAGACGCCCATGACGACTCTGACAGCTGCTCTTCCACTTCAACAATAGATGTCAGGCAAGACAACAGTGATGTGAATCCTAGAAGGGAGGATCGTGCTAAAGCCCTTGAAGAGCAGGTGTTTGGTGCAGTCTACAAACGAGAGCGAAGAGGAAAAAGGACCTTCTCTCCTCCACTTAATGTTTTTGGCAAACCACCAAAAACTCAAGAGAGAGCTGGTGATTTTGTTAGCTCTGAAGGTAAAAGTGAAAGCGATATGGAGGAAGAGCAACAGATGATAGAAAAAGTAAGGGACACcagcagtgacattttaaaagaagCAGAACAGATGGAGCTCGTGGAAGGAAATGGAAGAGACAAAAATGGCGTAGAGATGACTAACTTAccaaaaagtgacaaaaatcacaaagaTGAGGTTCCCTGTTCTGTGTCTGATATTGGACAACAGCAGCCAGAAGGAAAGTCGAAGAAGAGAACACGTGCTACTCTGCAACAGCTTGACAGTGATTTACTAGAACAAGCTAAGGCACCATCAGAAAGTACTGAGCAAAAGAAAACTGataggaggaaaagaaaaaacaggtcAGATAAAGGCAAGTCTGCTCGAGTGACAAAACCCCTTGTTCTAGTTGGAGTTCAAAATGGAGAAATCAGTCCTAAGACTAAATTAAGGTCAGAAGAAGTTCAAATTCATATTGAGAATTACCCTAGCAGCGAGGACCAAGAAATCCCTGTTACAAGGAGCACCAGGAGGAGCAGAAGGCTTCAAGTCTTCACAGAGGAAGTCCAGGAACGTCACAAGAAGGCAAACTTGAAAGCCACTAAAcctgaaaaagacaacaatgcTGCAAAGGAATCTGGGGACACTAAAGGTGGAACATTGGGTAATGCAGCATCTCCTAAGAATAGAAACATGACAAAAGTGCCTGAAAGAAATGGATGTATTTATGATCAAGATTTAGGAGAAATAGAAAACATGGAGTCTGGTGACAGGACATGTTTGAGACCAAAAGAAGATGCTGAAGTGCCACATTTGTCTGAGGCTACTGCTGCTTGTCATGTTCCTGTAGTCCCAAGCTCTGTTAGTCCAGCTGAAGCAGCTGTGTCTGACACAACACTTGAAAGTGACAATCCAACCAGTCCTTTCACACATGATATTCACTTAGAGGCTTCAGCTTGCAAGACtaaagaaaatgaggaggatAAGAATGACAGTGAGCTGGACACAGAGCAACTGCTCAAGAGCTTCAAAGCCACTAAAAGGAAATCTTTCTGTCTTGGTGGTCCAAATGTGAAGAGGAGCCGTAGTTCAGACCAAGAAAATGTTCAGCGAGTTGAAGCAGATGAGAACCATCATGCTCCTTCTGCTGTTGAATCTGCAAAAGATCTGaatcacacaaagacaccagAAATCACCCAAGCATTGAAAGATAATCGAAACTCATCTTGTTGTGATTTGACCTCCCCTCCTAACTCACCTGGCTTGACAAGAAAAGCAGATGTTGAGAAACCAGATCTAGTAGTGATGGAACCCTCGACCCCTGACAGCACTTGTTCTGGTCAGGACAGTGCCTGGGATAACTGTGTCTCAAGGGGTAGTGTCAGTAGTGCCCTTTCTCCCAATAAAGTATCAAAGCGTGAAATGGAaagtcctcctctttctgttgtgCCTAAAATAGTAGATTCAGGGCTCTGCTTCACGGCCGTTCAGCATGACGAACTAAACGAACCCACCAAGTATTCTCAAATCACAGAGGATCAGCTTGATTGCACCAGCAGGGAAGAGATACAAGACAGCATTTCGGTGCACAATTCCAGTGGAAAGCATTCAGCCATCAACACTGGGCATATTTTAAATGCAGAGTCCTCTTTAACCCCAGATGGTCTTGGGATTCCAGCTGTACAAATTGCACACGAAGTGGAGTCATGCAGTCATGATAGTGGAGAGCTCAGTGCCCAGTCCTCCGTCAAAATCATGCAAAGGAAGAGGACCAGGGCCCGAAGGCTTGAGTCTTCATCTGATTTGTCAGATTGCACTGGAGAGGAATTGCCGCCTTTGGCTGAAATTTTTGGCATATCAGGTCCTCCCCCTGCTCTGATCCGGGATCAGGGCGATTCCAGCGATGCTAACAAATGTGAGGGTGTTACAGCTGGAGGAGGGGAACAGTTGTGCCGTCCACCTGGATGCCCCAGCCCAGACTGTGTTAACGCCAGCCAAGCGTCTGTGGACTTGTTTGGCACGCCAGAAGAATGTAAGTTGATTCTCAGGAATCATAATAAGTTATTcctgtagtttttgtttttatttttgcaaccTGCTGAGATTATGCACTACAATAAGCCTTCTCTTTTGTTCCTAATCTGCCGAAGATGTGCTAactctgtttccctctgttaAATTTGTGAGTCTGTGGGAGAAAtaagtatttttcttttattatttccttGCTGCAGGTGATGTTGTGGTAAACGAACCCAATGTTTCCATGGAATCATCACAATTGTCAAGTGAAGTCCTTGTTACACAGGTAAATATGATCATGTTCTCAATTGCTATACACACCTATATAAATACTCTCTATGCTCTAATAAAATAGCATCCAGTTCAGTTTATGAACAGCCTTTGATTCTTGACAAAGTGACTAGATTTTTCATTAATTCGATAAATGTttaagtgtgtctgtttgcttgttgtGCATTACCTGGTTGCATTGTACTGGCGGCGATGCACTGTCACATTACGCCCCAGAGAGGGCAGCCATCGCATTTTCCCAAACCAAACTGTCAGTTCCAGGATGACAGACTACCTTGCTTGGTAAAAAATGTCCCCCTCAGCAGCTCTCcaaattgcatttcatttacgTTAGAAGAAATGCTGCCTAGGAGATGATTCTTGTTTTCTACCTCATTCATCTTCCAGTGCTCTCACTTTTATCTGTTGACCATATTTGACAGGGGAGTTCAAGTTTCATGCCCTGGGGTTTAGAAAGGGACCCAGAATTACACACATCTGAGAAAACAGAGGTTTGGTGTTATTGTGCTTCCAGTTTGTGTATCTGTATGCATAATCAATGCACTCAGTCTGTAAACTCAAAGGATGAAATTCAAAGTGTGAGTCCAGCGAAgcttttcaacacacacacacacacacacacacacttaaatcaGTAGACTCTCAGTAGACTCATTCTTTCAAATCAGCACTAGTTTACAAAAGCTGTtgtcactttttaaatattatatattcacTGTCTCACTTTCTTATTCTGCCATATATTCCCCTCACTACGGCACGCATTTCCTTCCAATAAAGACAAACTGGCTCTGATTGAGTGTGGGCCCTTCCTCACTGATTGACAGTTGGTATTGTTTTCATACGTCAGTGCAAGATGCCAAATGTTCAGCCAATATACgtctctttatttattatttttaattttttttccctctcattcctgcttgtgttttattaaagtGCATGACTCATTTGCAATTATAAGatgttctgctttgttttcttctctttcagcaaAAGATAGAGATGCAGAAGGAACTGGTGAGGTTGGAGAAGTTGATGGCTCTGGTGTCAGAGGTGCTTCAGGAGAAAGAAGACAGTCCTGCAAACATGGACCGCTCAAAGACCAACCAGAGAGGCAAAATCACAGGTGAGCAGCTTATGAAACAGAGCTCGCACAGTTAGTCGATTAGTAGATGATTATTTGTTTATCATATTTCAAAAGCAACAATGCCAAAAATCCTCTGCTTCTAccatccctgaggggaaatttaCTGATTTTATCAGCGATGATATTacactgaatgtctttgggCTTTGAAGTGTTGGTTGGAAAAAACAAGCCATTTGGAGATGTGCACATCAAAGGAAAAATACtcaatttcttctttttcttcttttctgagGAGTTTATATCACATTTCAGTGACCCTAAACATGAGTCTTTCCTTTTGTTAAACTGTTTAGGCCTGATGATTGTTTGTGTCCACAGAACCCGACGCCCACAGATCCCTACCACATGACCAGGACCCAGGATCTGACCAGTAAGTAAAACATGCAAGACTCGACTAAGTTATTAAAATGAACCACAACATTTCTGAAGGAAATAGTTGTTTaacaatggatggatgttaaatGAGTGATAGATAACACGGAACAGTTATACATTAtaaatattaatacaaaatatttttaaaaagataaaagtgcAAATATAGCACATACAGCAGTACGTGGTGCGTGCTCTAGTTTGGCCTTACAGCTTTATCTCagttgtggaaaaacaaagatgtcTGACTGACACAGCAGGTATCATTTACTGCAAATAAGTGCTCtctgtctgaaatgaaaacacaagcttGCCTCCCAACATTAAGTCATTCTTGACAGGAAATGATTAGAGGAGCAGATGATATCACAGCTAAATGATTCGCAGGAAGCAGTTCTGCATTCATACAGAGAGGACATTCTTGAATTACACTATTCTCCGGAATGATCCCTCTGATAATATGGTCACTGATAATGATGAGGAGAAAGTGCGGCTTTTGATCTTTCTGGTCTTATCATGGACATCAGGTTGGTAATTGTCAGTGCCTTCAAAGTACATGCAACTAACGCAATGTtcagacattttgggaaatatgcttctTCACTTTAGACGGTCAGATGGGAATGTCCATAACACTCATATCTGGACttcaaatatgaagctacagcccgCAGCCGGTTAGTTTGGCTTAGCATAAAAATTTAAAGCAGGAGAAAATGGCTAGTCTGGCTAGCAGAACATTATTGTTTTGGTTACTGGGTCAGTTAACCAATCTGTTGTGAGAATCCTTGAGGTCAAACCTTAATTCAGCAACAAATCTAATGAAATATTATCTGCCTCGCTACgttgtctttctctcctcagaGGGTTGTATACAttgttaatacattttaaatggagCTCTTTTTCAATTCCGCCATATTAGGCAGAACAATAACTGGAGCAAGTGGCATGTAATTGTTCTCTTTCAGTCTGTAACTGAAGGAGAAAGTTGGTGCGTGTATGTGCGCGTGTGGTTCTCAGAGGGTGATGATGCATCTCGAGAGGACAGGCAGATAATCTCGCTAATGAAGCCAGAATCTGCTGTGTAGAATAAAAAAGTCATTACTGACAGCATCTTATATGTCATTTAGAGCACTTAGAGGGAAACTTGTGATGCCACAGTAATTTATCTCTCCTGCTTGACTGCTTCCCCCCCAACCTCTCGCCTTGCGGGGTTCTAAGTGCTGTCCTCCAggcaagagagagggaaagatggaaaaaaagacagcagatgaaaacacaaaaggccTTAGCTCTACAGCTTCCAAATTGAAAAAGGCACACACTCCATGAGCTCATTGGAGAAATTGGAAGGAATGTTTGGCATTGGAATATTTAAGTTTTCAATGAGCCATGAACACATTGCAGGTAGTTTAAGGCCCGCAGCAAGCTGTCAGTATTTCAGGAGTCtttaagtgaataaatgaacccaaaagaaaacaaaggaagagagagagaaggacttTTGAAACCTTATTCATATGATTTCTGAAATAGTATGTAATCTATTGATAATTAAAGACATGGCTGTATTGTCAGTCTGTCACTTTGCTTAAACTTTGAATGCCCAAAGGTAAGGAGGAAACACATACATGGATCTCGACAAAGTGTACTAACCTCAATTTCAGAGTTATTCAGTTATTCAACCTGCACATACGAACATCAGCCTCGTGGCCTTCATCagagcatgaatgtgtgtttcaCCCACTAAAAATGCTCTGAAGTGTATCCATGCTCTTATAAGCAACGAACATGGCCACAGCAcagaccaatcagagagcaTCACCAGGGTGCATACCAAGTATCTGTTAATGTTTTTGGATTGAAGACATGGCATTGAATACAAACTGACTACTCTGTATCCTGGGGCATCTGTGAAAGGTAACTGTACTTGTACCCAAGTACCGTATATAAGTACAATTTTCATTCATTGATGCATTGATAGTTTAGTAGTTTAACACTCATGTTGCTAACTCAGCTTGGTATGCTTATGAGTGCCGGACTTTTATTTGTGGAATTTTTACCTTAAAGGATCTAAATACTTCATCCACCACTGAAATCAGTCAGGCTtgatatttataaatataaaaacacattgatATTCCCCAATACTGACCTTGCAAGTTGTCCTTCTGTCTCATTTCCTTCAAAGTACTACAAAAATTGGTGTCTGTTTTGCAGGAAAACTGTTCCAGAAGCAGAACAACAGCCCAACTCCAGACCGTGTGAGGGCCAAGGGGTCATGCAGCCCGGCGTGTCAAAGCATAGCAACTTTGCAGAGATGGGTAAGGCTGCTCCTGTAGAGATTCGCCTAGTACAGATACTGAAGTCTGTACAGTCACTTAGTTGTACTAGCTTATATTGCTGAGTTCAGgtgttttgtctgttgcttGGTAGTCTGACAGGTTAATGAAGGTTAAGCTCCATGtcacagaaaatcagaaaatgtgtttgtacttGTTTTAAAGAGAATTGTCTCGGATCGGATTTAAGATCTGTCcaactctctcttttttatttgtttgtcttctctatacagcagcacagcactccacacacacaggtcagagCGTAAAAGGCACCGCAGCACTCAAAACACTTAGTTCAAGTTCAGCCGGCAAATCATTAAAGAGCAACGGCTCGCCATCAGATGGgcaagaagacaaagaaaataacactCCTACGAGAGACAGAAGTAAAGCGAAGATGGTGCTGGTATCGTCTGGATTAGGCCCCAATGAACAGGTGCCCATTCAGTCTATTAGTGTGCTTATCTGGTGCTTTCCGTAGCAGGATACATTAACCAATCAGATGTCCTTCATAGATAATGGTGAAAAAGTTTGCCAAGCGAGTTGGTGCCCGTGTGGTCTCCCA
The Scatophagus argus isolate fScaArg1 chromosome 21, fScaArg1.pri, whole genome shotgun sequence genome window above contains:
- the LOC124052490 gene encoding breast cancer type 1 susceptibility protein homolog isoform X2, which codes for MKTPKATDVKKGISVLWETLQCPICLDLMTAPVSTKCDHQFCKFCMMKLLDNGKQNVANCPVCKAKVTKRSLQESPGFQRLVAGLQDMIQAYETDTGTNYITGMSRQKAQSRVTDVEATTHCYDMSALDTPGTDQDIVENVDSADLPKSHSSTIAAQNGFAKLMGLEDTSPSMTENEGLDSGLGEAPPMSDNKAHSPTRNVQPVGTEMLQVVEKATTHQTRGKMRFSKLENTSVHPQLTPDKTKHQPLSKSSRKKQKRDLEPEKIVDRKQKKSLEKVAEWLMKVPTEGSLELEKPNEDAHDDSDSCSSTSTIDVRQDNSDVNPRREDRAKALEEQVFGAVYKRERRGKRTFSPPLNVFGKPPKTQERAGDFVSSEGKSESDMEEEQQMIEKVRDTSSDILKEAEQMELVEGNGRDKNGVEMTNLPKSDKNHKDEVPCSVSDIGQQQPEGKSKKRTRATLQQLDSDLLEQAKAPSESTEQKKTDRRKRKNRSDKGKSARVTKPLVLVGVQNGEISPKTKLRSEEVQIHIENYPSSEDQEIPVTRSTRRSRRLQVFTEEVQERHKKANLKATKPEKDNNAAKESGDTKGGTLGNAASPKNRNMTKVPERNGCIYDQDLGEIENMESGDRTCLRPKEDAEVPHLSEATAACHVPVVPSSVSPAEAAVSDTTLESDNPTSPFTHDIHLEASACKTKENEEDKNDSELDTEQLLKSFKATKRKSFCLGGPNVKRSRSSDQENVQRVEADENHHAPSAVESAKDLNHTKTPEITQALKDNRNSSCCDLTSPPNSPGLTRKADVEKPDLVVMEPSTPDSTCSGQDSAWDNCVSRGSVSSALSPNKVSKREMESPPLSVVPKIVDSGLCFTAVQHDELNEPTKYSQITEDQLDCTSREEIQDSISVHNSSGKHSAINTGHILNAESSLTPDGLGIPAVQIAHEVESCSHDSGELSAQSSVKIMQRKRTRARRLESSSDLSDCTGEELPPLAEIFGISGPPPALIRDQGDSSDANKCEGVTAGGGEQLCRPPGCPSPDCVNASQASVDLFGTPEECDVVVNEPNVSMESSQLSSEVLVTQQKIEMQKELVRLEKLMALVSEVLQEKEDSPANMDRSKTNQRGKITEPDAHRSLPHDQDPGSDQKTVPEAEQQPNSRPCEGQGVMQPGVSKHSNFAEMAQHSTHTGQSVKGTAALKTLSSSSAGKSLKSNGSPSDGQEDKENNTPTRDRSKAKMVLVSSGLGPNEQIMVKKFAKRVGARVVSQVTPEVTHVIMHTDEQLVCERTLKYFLGIAGRKWVVSFQWISECFKEKKLLNESLFEVRGDVVNGSNHQGPMRARTSEDNNLLMKDYKICFQGPFTDMTTDEMEWMVELCGAAVVKDPLLLDSKQKSHQVVIVQPGPATSSSTYSSLSRQATVVTRGWLLDTVATYTLQNFSKYTT
- the LOC124052490 gene encoding breast cancer type 1 susceptibility protein homolog isoform X1, which codes for MKTPKATDVKKGISVLWETLQCPICLDLMTAPVSTKCDHQFCKFCMMKLLDNGKQNVANCPVCKAKVTKRSLQESPGFQRLVAGLQDMIQAYETDTGTNYITGMSRQKAQSRVTDVEATTHCYDMSALDTPGTDQDIVENVDSADLPKSHSSTIAAQNGFAKLMGLEDTSPSMTENEGLDSGLGEAPPMSDNKAHSPTRNVQPVGTEMLQVVEKATTHQTRGKMRFSKLENTSVHPQLTPDKTKHQPLSKSSRKKQKRDLEPEKIVDRKQKKSLEKVAEWLMKVPTEGSLELEKPNEDAHDDSDSCSSTSTIDVRQDNSDVNPRREDRAKALEEQVFGAVYKRERRGKRTFSPPLNVFGKPPKTQERAGDFVSSEGKSESDMEEEQQMIEKVRDTSSDILKEAEQMELVEGNGRDKNGVEMTNLPKSDKNHKDEVPCSVSDIGQQQPEGKSKKRTRATLQQLDSDLLEQAKAPSESTEQKKTDRRKRKNRSDKGKSARVTKPLVLVGVQNGEISPKTKLRSEEVQIHIENYPSSEDQEIPVTRSTRRSRRLQVFTEEVQERHKKANLKATKPEKDNNAAKESGDTKGGTLGNAASPKNRNMTKVPERNGCIYDQDLGEIENMESGDRTCLRPKEDAEVPHLSEATAACHVPVVPSSVSPAEAAVSDTTLESDNPTSPFTHDIHLEASACKTKENEEDKNDSELDTEQLLKSFKATKRKSFCLGGPNVKRSRSSDQENVQRVEADENHHAPSAVESAKDLNHTKTPEITQALKDNRNSSCCDLTSPPNSPGLTRKADVEKPDLVVMEPSTPDSTCSGQDSAWDNCVSRGSVSSALSPNKVSKREMESPPLSVVPKIVDSGLCFTAVQHDELNEPTKYSQITEDQLDCTSREEIQDSISVHNSSGKHSAINTGHILNAESSLTPDGLGIPAVQIAHEVESCSHDSGELSAQSSVKIMQRKRTRARRLESSSDLSDCTGEELPPLAEIFGISGPPPALIRDQGDSSDANKCEGVTAGGGEQLCRPPGCPSPDCVNASQASVDLFGTPEECDVVVNEPNVSMESSQLSSEVLVTQQKIEMQKELVRLEKLMALVSEVLQEKEDSPANMDRSKTNQRGKITEPDAHRSLPHDQDPGSDQKTVPEAEQQPNSRPCEGQGVMQPGVSKHSNFAEMAAQHSTHTGQSVKGTAALKTLSSSSAGKSLKSNGSPSDGQEDKENNTPTRDRSKAKMVLVSSGLGPNEQIMVKKFAKRVGARVVSQVTPEVTHVIMHTDEQLVCERTLKYFLGIAGRKWVVSFQWISECFKEKKLLNESLFEVRGDVVNGSNHQGPMRARTSEDNNLLMKDYKICFQGPFTDMTTDEMEWMVELCGAAVVKDPLLLDSKQKSHQVVIVQPGPATSSSTYSSLSRQATVVTRGWLLDTVATYTLQNFSKYTT